A window of Rhinatrema bivittatum chromosome 2, aRhiBiv1.1, whole genome shotgun sequence contains these coding sequences:
- the LOC115084637 gene encoding uncharacterized protein LOC115084637, translating to MPHKRKGKIRIYPPLPDNLEGQRLIYQYATPTSVTRTSTPIGESGEGAQYSPGELSLTPPDPKTLIQAALLLDSVPAETPAGTSFEHAQLGGKPRDEADVGGAASARVSAEATGGEEYEASGEGTAEPVSPLIPQRLTKPAIVTLDALWDLVAGNAAKLDRQACKLEEVSKRMTKIETDHTNLEKALTKVTVDVKKLQDLSAVSVNERLSSLRRLESVENYLRHLNIRLLNFPKVMERSLNIAWYGDRYGKSNQFSGNNNRRNYRKVCLVCDSLFRN from the exons ATGCCacataagagaaaagggaaaatccGGATATATCCTCCCTTACCGGATAATTTGGAAGGGCAGCGGCTGATTTATCAGTATGCAACCCCGACATCAGTAACGAGGACGTCTACCCCCATTGGTGAGTCAGGGGAAGGAGCCCAGTACTCACCCGGGGAACTATCGCTGACGCCTCCGGATCCTAAAACGCTGATTCAAGCAGCTCTACTGCTCGACTCTGTGCCTGCTGAGACGCCGGCAGGAACTTCCTTCGAGCATGCTCAGTTGGGAGGCAAGCCCAGGGACGAAGCAGACGTGGGGGGTGCAGCCAGTGCTCGTGTCTCCGCTGAGGCTACAGGAGGGGAGGAGTATGAAGCCAGCGGAGAAGGAACAGCAGAGCCGGTTTCTCCACTTATCCCACAGAGATTAACAAAACCAGCGATTGTAACGCTCGACGCCCTTTGGGATCTGGTAGCAGGGAACGCTGCGAAGCTCGACAGACAGGCTTGTAAACTAGAGGAAGTTTCCAAGAGAATGACTAAGATCGAAACTGACCACACGAATCTGGaaaaggctttgacaaaggtaactGTGGATGTAAAAAAATTGCAAGATTTAAGTGCAGTTTCTGTTAATGAAAGACTATCGTCTTTGAGAAGATTGGAGTCAGTAGAGAATTACTTAAGGCACTTAAATATAAGACTCTTGAATTTCCCCAAAGTTATGG AGAGGAGCCTTAATATCGCCTGGTATGGGGATAGATATGGAAAATCTAACCAATTTTCTGGAAACAACAACAGAAGAAATTACAGAAAGGTCTGCCTTGTTTGTGACTCtttattcagaaattga